The following proteins are co-located in the Bacteroidia bacterium genome:
- a CDS encoding SDR family oxidoreductase — MAKYLVTGGAGFIGSNLVKALLKNNQEVRVLDNFSTGRRENLIPFQKDIELIEGDIRSYHTAIKVMKGVDFVLHQAALPSVPRSIYDPITTNEVNINGTLNLLHAAVEAGVKRFVYASSSSVYGDSPVSPKHEDLIPNPKSPYAVSKLAGEYYCKVFYQIYGLETVCLRYFNVFGPRQNPNSQYSAVIPKFLKLMLNDQSPIIYGDGTQSRDFTYVDNNVEANLLACTKENVAGKVYNIACGTNFTLLELVSTLNEIMGKNIKPIHAERRSGDIMHSLADIQKAQKELGYQVKVPFKEGLSLLVENFEK, encoded by the coding sequence ATGGCAAAGTATTTAGTAACAGGTGGTGCAGGTTTTATTGGCTCTAACCTTGTCAAGGCACTGTTAAAAAACAACCAAGAGGTACGCGTATTAGATAATTTTTCTACGGGCAGGAGGGAGAATTTAATTCCTTTTCAAAAAGATATAGAGCTAATTGAGGGCGATATTCGCAGCTATCATACGGCTATCAAAGTAATGAAAGGAGTGGATTTTGTGCTGCATCAAGCGGCTTTGCCTTCTGTACCTCGTTCCATTTATGACCCTATTACTACGAACGAAGTCAACATCAATGGTACTCTCAACTTACTTCATGCCGCAGTAGAAGCAGGAGTAAAACGTTTTGTTTATGCTTCCTCTTCATCAGTTTATGGAGATAGCCCTGTTTCACCTAAACATGAAGACCTTATTCCTAATCCTAAGTCGCCTTATGCGGTTAGCAAGCTAGCAGGAGAGTATTATTGCAAAGTTTTTTATCAAATATATGGATTAGAAACAGTATGCTTGCGGTATTTTAATGTATTTGGACCGCGGCAAAATCCGAATTCTCAATACTCTGCTGTAATTCCTAAATTTCTCAAACTTATGCTCAATGACCAATCGCCTATTATTTACGGTGATGGTACTCAAAGTAGAGATTTTACTTATGTAGATAATAATGTAGAAGCTAACTTGCTAGCTTGTACCAAAGAAAACGTTGCAGGAAAGGTCTATAACATTGCTTGTGGTACTAACTTCACTTTGTTGGAGCTGGTTAGTACCTTAAATGAGATAATGGGCAAAAACATAAAACCCATTCACGCCGAAAGACGTTCGGGCGATATAATGCACTCTTTAGCTGACATTCAAAAAGCGCAAAAAGAGTTGGGCTATCAAGTCAAAGTGCCTTTTAAGGAAGGTTTATCCCTGTTAGTTGAAAACTTTGAAAAATAG
- the bshB1 gene encoding bacillithiol biosynthesis deacetylase BshB1, whose product MHIDILAFAAHPDDAELGCAGILYKAKQQGYTTGICDLTQGELGTRGTPEIRQKEAEKAKEILQLDLRINAKFRDGFFNLDEYHIRKIIEIIRTYTPTLLLVNAPEDRHPDHGKACRLVKEAAFLSGLQRIETVVEGTVQKAHRPEKIYSYIQDKYLEPDIVVDITDVWAIKQKAILAYQSQFYNPNSNEPQTYISTPHFLQAVVARAQEMGHKIYADYGEGLIAHQKTGITKIQSLFLY is encoded by the coding sequence ATGCACATAGACATTTTAGCTTTTGCCGCCCACCCCGATGATGCTGAATTGGGCTGTGCAGGAATTTTATACAAAGCTAAACAGCAAGGTTATACCACAGGTATATGCGACTTAACGCAAGGTGAGTTAGGCACAAGAGGTACCCCAGAAATACGGCAAAAAGAAGCCGAAAAAGCTAAAGAAATTCTTCAATTAGACCTACGGATTAACGCTAAGTTCAGAGATGGCTTTTTTAATTTAGATGAGTATCATATCCGCAAAATAATTGAGATTATTCGCACTTATACTCCTACTCTTCTTCTTGTCAATGCTCCAGAAGATAGACACCCAGATCACGGTAAAGCTTGCCGTTTAGTCAAGGAAGCTGCTTTTTTAAGTGGGTTGCAGCGCATAGAAACCGTAGTTGAAGGTACTGTACAAAAAGCCCACCGCCCTGAAAAAATTTACTCCTACATTCAGGACAAATACCTTGAACCGGATATAGTGGTAGACATTACTGATGTTTGGGCTATTAAGCAAAAAGCCATTTTAGCTTATCAATCTCAATTTTACAATCCCAACTCTAATGAACCTCAAACTTACATTTCTACTCCTCATTTTTTACAGGCAGTAGTAGCCCGGGCGCAGGAAATGGGACATAAAATTTACGCTGATTATGGCGAGGGACTAATTGCACATCAAAAAACAGGTATTACAAAAATACAATCGTTGTTTTTATATTAA
- a CDS encoding rod shape-determining protein, protein MGLFNFFTSDIAIDLGTANTLIIHKDEVVVDEPSIVAFDKIQNKVIAIGREAQQMYEKTPDNIRTVRPLKDGVIADFTAAEHMIRGMIKMIYKNKKPLFTPNYRMVICIPSGITEVEKRAVKDSAEHAGAKEVYLIHEPMAAAIGIGIDVEKPQGNMIVDIGGGTTEIAVIALSGIVTDQSIRIAGDDLNADIQEYMRRSHNLLIGERTAEYIKIQVGSAVDELDNPPPDIEVVGRDLQMGIPKSVKISYKEIAHAIHDTVCKIEDAVMRALESTPPELCSDIYERGIYLTGGGALLRGLDKRISNKTKLKVHVADDPLKAVVRGTGIAIKNLNHFKFLMT, encoded by the coding sequence ATGGGATTGTTCAATTTTTTTACAAGCGACATAGCCATAGACTTAGGTACTGCTAACACGTTGATTATCCACAAAGACGAAGTAGTAGTAGATGAACCCTCTATCGTTGCATTTGATAAAATTCAAAATAAGGTCATTGCCATAGGCAGAGAAGCTCAACAAATGTATGAAAAAACCCCTGATAACATCCGCACTGTAAGACCACTTAAAGATGGAGTAATCGCCGACTTTACTGCTGCCGAACACATGATTCGCGGCATGATCAAGATGATATACAAAAACAAAAAGCCCCTTTTTACTCCAAATTACAGAATGGTAATTTGCATCCCCAGTGGAATTACCGAAGTAGAAAAAAGAGCTGTAAAAGACTCCGCAGAACACGCAGGCGCAAAAGAAGTTTATCTTATCCACGAACCTATGGCGGCAGCTATCGGTATTGGTATTGATGTGGAAAAACCCCAAGGCAACATGATTGTAGACATTGGGGGAGGTACTACTGAAATTGCCGTTATTGCCCTATCAGGAATAGTAACAGACCAATCTATAAGAATTGCAGGCGATGACCTTAATGCAGATATACAAGAGTACATGCGCCGCTCACACAACTTACTTATCGGCGAAAGAACCGCAGAATATATTAAAATACAGGTAGGTTCAGCCGTTGACGAATTAGATAATCCCCCACCTGATATAGAAGTCGTAGGTAGAGATTTACAAATGGGCATCCCTAAATCGGTTAAAATTTCCTACAAAGAAATTGCCCATGCTATACATGATACAGTTTGCAAAATTGAAGATGCAGTCATGCGCGCATTAGAATCTACTCCCCCCGAACTATGCAGCGATATTTATGAACGCGGTATCTACCTCACAGGTGGTGGAGCATTACTTAGAGGATTAGACAAACGGATTAGTAATAAAACTAAGCTCAAAGTGCATGTAGCTGATGACCCGCTCAAAGCTGTTGTACGAGGTACAGGTATCGCCATTAAAAACCTTAATCATTTCAAGTTCTTAATGACATAA
- the lpxD gene encoding UDP-3-O-(3-hydroxymyristoyl)glucosamine N-acyltransferase, whose product MKLSKSITVKELAALLKTHYIGNPDQEILGFNEIHKVEPGDVTFVDVEKYYSRALNSAATTIIINKAVECPEGKSLILSDDPFRDYNFCTEYFQPRLPMAKQGMSFKQGQNVRLSTNVVIGEGTYIGDNTEIGANVVIGNHVKIGANCVIYPNVVIYDYTEIGNFVTINAGTVIGGEAFYFKRRPDRFDKMLSKGNVVIEDYVEIGCNCTIDRGVSGTTRIGAHTIMDNLIQIGHDTVIGKRCLIAAQVGIAGVVEIEDDVIIWGQVGINKDLKIGKKAVLLGKTGVMSSLEGNKTYLGMIAQDAKQTLREVAAAKKLPEMVLEWERQKKNK is encoded by the coding sequence ATGAAGTTATCTAAAAGCATTACAGTCAAAGAACTAGCGGCTTTACTAAAAACCCACTATATAGGTAACCCTGACCAAGAAATTTTAGGTTTTAATGAAATTCACAAAGTAGAACCAGGCGATGTAACTTTTGTAGATGTAGAAAAATACTATTCCAGAGCCCTGAACAGTGCAGCTACTACAATCATTATCAACAAGGCTGTGGAATGTCCCGAAGGTAAAAGTTTGATTTTATCGGATGACCCTTTTAGAGACTACAATTTTTGCACAGAATACTTTCAACCTCGTTTGCCAATGGCAAAACAAGGAATGTCTTTTAAGCAAGGACAAAATGTCCGCTTATCCACGAATGTAGTAATAGGGGAAGGAACTTATATTGGTGATAACACAGAAATTGGCGCAAATGTAGTAATAGGTAATCATGTTAAAATTGGTGCAAATTGCGTTATTTATCCTAACGTAGTTATTTACGATTATACAGAAATAGGAAACTTTGTAACTATCAACGCAGGTACGGTAATAGGGGGAGAAGCTTTCTACTTCAAGCGCAGACCCGACCGTTTCGACAAAATGTTAAGTAAAGGAAATGTAGTCATTGAGGACTATGTAGAAATTGGTTGTAATTGTACCATTGACCGCGGCGTAAGTGGAACTACACGCATCGGGGCGCATACTATAATGGATAATCTCATTCAAATAGGGCATGATACTGTTATCGGCAAACGATGCTTAATCGCTGCGCAAGTAGGTATTGCAGGCGTAGTAGAAATTGAAGATGACGTGATTATTTGGGGACAAGTAGGCATTAACAAGGATCTAAAAATTGGTAAAAAAGCCGTTTTGCTTGGTAAAACAGGAGTAATGAGCAGTCTAGAAGGTAATAAAACCTACTTAGGGATGATAGCCCAAGATGCCAAGCAAACGCTACGAGAAGTAGCAGCCGCAAAAAAACTGCCTGAAATGGTTTTAGAATGGGAAAGACAAAAGAAAAATAAATAA
- a CDS encoding DUF3817 domain-containing protein, which produces MNFRSLIDIFRWVAVLEGISYLVLISIGMPLKYIFHKMTFILFAGWVHGILFMLFCGLLLLVSVRYKWKFSKIVIAFVASLLPFGTFWLEYRLRKDFVLKH; this is translated from the coding sequence ATGAACTTTCGGAGTTTGATAGATATATTTCGGTGGGTAGCTGTATTAGAGGGTATTTCATACTTGGTTTTGATAAGTATTGGCATGCCCTTGAAATACATTTTTCACAAAATGACGTTTATTTTGTTTGCGGGCTGGGTACATGGAATTTTATTTATGTTGTTTTGTGGATTGCTGCTGTTGGTTAGTGTACGGTATAAATGGAAATTTTCTAAAATAGTAATTGCTTTTGTAGCATCTTTGCTGCCTTTTGGTACTTTTTGGCTTGAGTATAGGTTAAGAAAGGATTTTGTATTGAAACATTAA
- a CDS encoding OmpA family protein, with protein MRLASLICAAVCCIVSSAESQSIKRAIRKAEHYHFKGNEEEAQKLFSKIVKDNPNSAKANYWYGRYMLENPHCTYKDSAYIYIEKAQSLLGKEKPTSLDKHFYLYLGKAYQHAHKFDKAAEAYEQILKEKHTLYPHVSQEAELGKAQCEVAKELKARSDTNKYDIFNLGDKVNSPSADYVPIVVPGGIALIFTSRREGNLGKRRGEESEFSEDIHIAERKNTNLPYEWNEESHKVELPKINRKHNEAVVSISHDGKKIYFYDDREDGNQGNLYEADLIIEPNGKVSWTDPKPLKEINTKYREPSLCVTPDNNVIFFSSDRKGTKGGLDLWYIKKENGKWGEPINCEKLNTEYDEDAPYVTHDGKYLYFSARGKRSIGGFDIFKVNFDPSTMTFGEVQNVGFPLNSVGDDIYIFTAMGDTSGYFTSSRSHGVGEKDNYYFQPKRLKQKKEEILATAKVYEQFGTLRGIVVDEDTGYPIANSAVKIEGTPFTAITDKEGRYEILDIPPGNYQVRYHSEGYQSKKMNITMPEGQDVFMKKEMSFDIRMKINDDVVANIALKRLQQGQNLADTVTTNLRAETDKVKNILTSKYPEMFKDNTNSFDVSIPLINKQDLEYIQRVYFNFYFDKTIVVRGLQVKLDSIVRILNKYPNLKLLVYGHCDTIGTYEYNMDLGMRRANTIINYLKEKGIAENRMTPISFGFTKPIKSNKTQAGRDANRRVDFGYDNGTLKRTLTIVRPLTEAIDKTLDSLASRMKLSNNSTIEIKVHLEKNPNYPSSQIMEISQKRAQVLKDVLVQKGIESSRINSYGLGDTQPIDTSNTPSANYKNRRVEFILTNIVEEKGVRY; from the coding sequence ATGAGACTGGCTTCTTTAATCTGCGCTGCTGTATGTTGTATAGTAAGCAGTGCTGAGTCTCAATCCATCAAGCGCGCTATCCGTAAAGCAGAGCACTATCACTTCAAAGGTAACGAAGAAGAGGCTCAAAAGTTATTTAGTAAAATTGTCAAAGATAATCCCAACTCTGCAAAAGCGAACTATTGGTATGGTAGATACATGTTGGAAAACCCTCATTGTACTTACAAGGACTCTGCGTACATTTATATAGAAAAAGCCCAATCCTTACTAGGTAAAGAAAAGCCTACTTCTTTGGATAAACACTTTTACTTATACCTTGGCAAGGCTTATCAGCATGCACATAAGTTTGATAAAGCTGCTGAAGCTTACGAGCAGATTTTAAAAGAAAAACATACGTTATATCCTCATGTTAGTCAAGAAGCTGAATTAGGCAAAGCTCAGTGTGAGGTAGCCAAAGAGCTGAAAGCAAGATCTGATACGAATAAATATGATATTTTTAACTTGGGCGATAAAGTCAATTCGCCTAGCGCAGATTATGTACCTATTGTCGTTCCTGGAGGAATTGCTTTAATTTTTACATCTCGGAGAGAAGGAAACTTAGGTAAAAGGAGAGGGGAGGAAAGTGAGTTCTCAGAAGATATTCACATAGCAGAGCGAAAAAATACAAATCTTCCCTATGAGTGGAATGAAGAATCGCACAAGGTAGAACTCCCTAAGATCAATCGCAAGCACAACGAAGCAGTAGTGAGTATCTCTCATGACGGTAAAAAGATATATTTTTATGATGATAGAGAAGATGGTAACCAAGGGAACTTATATGAAGCAGACTTAATAATAGAACCTAATGGTAAAGTATCTTGGACAGACCCTAAACCTCTCAAAGAAATTAATACTAAGTACCGAGAGCCAAGCTTGTGTGTTACTCCTGACAATAATGTTATTTTCTTTTCCTCTGATCGAAAAGGAACAAAAGGAGGTTTGGATTTATGGTATATAAAAAAAGAAAATGGAAAATGGGGAGAACCAATAAATTGTGAAAAGCTCAATACTGAATATGATGAAGATGCGCCATACGTAACCCATGACGGTAAATACCTCTATTTTAGCGCTAGAGGCAAGCGTTCTATAGGCGGATTTGATATATTCAAAGTAAACTTTGATCCTTCCACAATGACTTTTGGTGAAGTACAAAATGTTGGATTTCCTCTGAATTCCGTAGGAGATGATATTTATATATTTACTGCAATGGGGGATACATCAGGTTATTTTACTTCTTCTAGAAGCCATGGTGTGGGAGAGAAAGATAATTATTATTTTCAACCTAAACGACTTAAACAAAAAAAAGAAGAGATACTGGCTACTGCTAAAGTTTATGAACAGTTTGGTACTTTGCGCGGAATAGTAGTAGACGAAGATACAGGCTATCCTATCGCTAACTCTGCAGTTAAGATAGAAGGAACTCCTTTTACAGCTATCACAGATAAAGAAGGAAGATATGAAATTTTAGATATACCTCCTGGTAACTATCAGGTTAGATACCACTCAGAGGGGTATCAGAGTAAAAAGATGAACATAACAATGCCAGAAGGACAAGATGTGTTCATGAAAAAGGAAATGTCTTTTGATATACGTATGAAAATCAATGATGATGTAGTTGCAAATATAGCATTGAAACGGTTACAACAAGGACAAAATTTGGCTGATACCGTTACTACTAACTTACGTGCAGAAACAGACAAAGTAAAGAACATTTTAACCAGTAAATATCCTGAAATGTTCAAAGACAATACAAACAGCTTTGATGTGTCTATCCCACTAATCAACAAACAAGATTTGGAATATATTCAACGTGTATATTTCAATTTCTATTTTGACAAAACTATAGTAGTCAGAGGACTACAAGTTAAACTAGATAGTATCGTGCGAATTCTGAATAAATATCCTAACCTTAAACTATTAGTATATGGTCATTGTGATACTATAGGTACTTATGAATACAACATGGATTTAGGTATGCGAAGAGCGAATACGATTATTAACTACTTGAAAGAAAAAGGTATTGCTGAGAATCGTATGACTCCTATTAGCTTCGGTTTCACTAAACCTATTAAATCTAACAAAACTCAAGCGGGAAGGGACGCTAATAGAAGAGTGGACTTCGGCTATGACAATGGCACATTAAAACGAACTCTAACTATTGTACGCCCACTTACAGAAGCCATAGATAAAACTCTTGACTCCTTAGCATCGCGCATGAAATTATCTAATAATAGTACAATTGAAATTAAAGTACATTTAGAGAAAAATCCGAACTATCCTAGCAGCCAAATCATGGAAATTTCTCAAAAACGTGCTCAGGTTTTGAAAGATGTACTTGTTCAAAAAGGGATAGAGAGCAGCCGTATTAACAGTTATGGTTTAGGGGATACACAGCCGATAGATACCTCAAACACTCCTAGCGCAAACTATAAAAATCGTAGAGTAGAGTTCATTCTTACTAATATAGTAGAAGAAAAAGGCGTAAGATACTAA
- a CDS encoding PhoH family protein gives MAEKVFEVQNPILFTGLRNELLELLKNAYPTTKVIARGLEIKFIGTDEDIMLAESIIEQMKHVIQKQGHISEEQLKDLLNKQKAVIFNQKEAKPILFGANGQPILAKTINQKRMVEACAQNDIVFAIGPAGTGKTYTAVAIAVSALKNKQVKRIVLVRPAVEAGESLGFLPGDMKEKVDPYLRPLYDALDDMIHAEKLKSYLENKIIEIVPLAYMRGRTLNNAFIILDEAQNATAAQMKMFLTRLGMDSKIIATGDLTQIDLPKKTLSGLKHAIKILKNIKGIAFVELDGRDVVRHPLVKKIIEAYNQDEHSHET, from the coding sequence TTGGCAGAAAAAGTGTTTGAAGTACAAAATCCTATTTTATTTACGGGATTACGTAATGAGCTATTAGAACTGCTCAAAAATGCTTATCCTACTACTAAGGTAATAGCCCGAGGATTAGAAATTAAATTCATAGGTACAGATGAGGATATCATGCTTGCTGAGTCAATCATTGAGCAAATGAAGCATGTTATCCAAAAGCAAGGGCATATCAGTGAGGAACAGCTCAAAGATCTGCTCAATAAGCAAAAAGCAGTAATTTTCAATCAGAAAGAAGCTAAACCTATTTTATTTGGGGCAAATGGACAACCTATTTTGGCCAAAACTATAAACCAAAAACGAATGGTAGAAGCTTGCGCCCAAAATGATATTGTATTTGCAATAGGTCCCGCAGGTACAGGTAAAACTTACACTGCTGTAGCCATAGCAGTGAGTGCCTTAAAAAACAAGCAGGTAAAACGAATTGTATTAGTACGCCCCGCCGTAGAAGCAGGTGAAAGCTTAGGTTTTTTACCTGGCGATATGAAAGAAAAAGTAGATCCTTACCTACGCCCTTTATACGATGCCTTAGATGACATGATACACGCAGAAAAACTCAAATCATATTTGGAAAATAAGATTATAGAAATAGTTCCTTTGGCTTACATGCGTGGGCGCACGCTTAACAATGCCTTTATTATATTAGACGAAGCCCAAAATGCCACAGCTGCACAAATGAAAATGTTTCTTACTCGCTTGGGCATGGACTCTAAAATTATCGCCACAGGCGATTTAACTCAAATAGACCTACCTAAAAAAACTCTTTCAGGACTAAAACATGCGATTAAAATTCTCAAAAATATCAAAGGAATTGCATTTGTAGAGTTAGATGGAAGGGATGTGGTACGTCATCCACTAGTCAAAAAAATTATTGAAGCTTACAACCAAGATGAACATTCTCATGAAACTTAA
- a CDS encoding ATP-binding protein, which translates to MVKNSKQIQNTYIAALVLVEVLVLTYAYIASIKPKEQLSESKKSLSVIEQNMRLSEMIKLAVYHVQPVDKEPPTQELKKTFQEWIETQKNLQQHADPKVAKLYEKAEIPVGFISSAIENLLFSAKHIKEISAYQAFTLQLIEREQDYRQVMNEILIHYQQVEEQKMRQNLLIILVGVITFSAANLLIGLTIFRPLHKNLQQHIRDLEVTQQELIENQTILNQAQETANMASIAINTRTNEVTFSPHLFTLLQLPPDTQKWQDILQVFEQSQQNTLARAIEECTETRMELYAPQLKKHILYQGKTTQTDPPHLIATFLDITKQKQNEEILRQQEQKLKELNENLEKLVQERTLELQKALEELQSTQSQLVNSEKMASLGLLVAGIAHELNTPVSAIKSSAESIDEILPKTLTQAPLYLKTLDETTRWAIFYAISETLKPQPVLTTREKRQIKLRLLKLLEQHEFPNSEQIAETLILCGLYKNIEEYIPLMQSIDLNKVLPLLHSCGRIRAALDNIKLASEKCQKINNALKNYSRQQHHKDEMIPTNLAKSIDTILTIYQNQLKHGIQVVQNIQENLPEILTYEDELNQVWTNLIQNAIYAMGGVGVLTIEIYEHTDNEVAVSIIDSGKGIPPDILPHIFKPFFTTKPKGEGTGLGLDICKKIVEKHQGRITVESEPGRTKFTVFLPKRLVQPQAIVEKKV; encoded by the coding sequence ATGGTAAAAAACTCTAAGCAAATACAGAACACATATATAGCAGCGCTAGTATTAGTAGAAGTACTGGTGCTTACTTATGCTTACATTGCGTCTATAAAGCCAAAAGAGCAGCTTTCTGAAAGCAAAAAAAGCTTGTCTGTTATAGAACAAAATATGCGCCTTTCAGAGATGATTAAGCTAGCTGTTTATCACGTACAGCCTGTAGACAAAGAACCGCCTACCCAAGAGCTCAAAAAGACCTTTCAAGAATGGATAGAAACCCAAAAAAATCTACAGCAACACGCTGACCCAAAAGTGGCTAAACTGTACGAAAAAGCCGAAATTCCTGTGGGTTTTATTAGCTCTGCTATTGAAAACTTATTGTTTAGTGCCAAGCATATAAAAGAAATTAGTGCCTACCAAGCTTTTACCTTACAATTGATTGAGAGAGAACAAGATTACAGACAAGTCATGAATGAAATTTTAATACACTACCAACAAGTAGAAGAGCAAAAAATGCGTCAAAACCTTCTTATTATACTTGTTGGTGTAATTACTTTCTCTGCGGCTAATTTGCTTATTGGACTAACGATATTCAGACCTCTACATAAAAATCTTCAACAGCATATCCGAGATTTAGAAGTTACTCAACAAGAATTGATAGAAAACCAAACGATATTAAATCAAGCACAAGAAACTGCTAACATGGCTAGTATTGCCATCAATACTCGTACAAATGAGGTTACTTTTTCTCCTCATCTTTTTACTTTGCTACAATTACCCCCTGATACCCAAAAATGGCAGGACATTCTCCAAGTTTTTGAACAAAGTCAGCAAAATACTCTTGCCAGAGCTATTGAAGAATGTACAGAAACACGTATGGAACTGTATGCACCTCAATTAAAGAAACATATTCTCTATCAGGGTAAAACTACACAAACTGATCCCCCACATTTGATTGCTACTTTTTTGGATATTACTAAACAAAAGCAAAATGAAGAAATTTTACGCCAACAAGAGCAGAAACTCAAAGAACTTAATGAAAATCTTGAAAAATTAGTACAAGAGCGAACCTTAGAGCTCCAAAAAGCACTTGAAGAACTTCAATCTACTCAATCTCAATTAGTCAATTCTGAAAAAATGGCTTCTTTGGGGCTATTAGTAGCAGGTATAGCGCACGAATTGAATACACCTGTAAGTGCCATAAAATCCTCCGCAGAAAGTATAGATGAAATTTTACCTAAAACTCTAACTCAAGCTCCATTGTACTTAAAAACCCTTGATGAAACAACTCGTTGGGCTATTTTTTATGCCATCAGTGAAACCTTAAAACCACAGCCTGTGCTGACTACGCGTGAAAAAAGACAAATTAAGCTTCGTCTTCTAAAACTACTAGAGCAGCATGAATTTCCCAATTCTGAACAAATAGCAGAAACTTTAATTCTTTGCGGACTTTACAAGAATATTGAAGAGTACATTCCCTTAATGCAATCCATAGACCTAAATAAAGTTCTTCCACTTTTACACAGCTGCGGTAGAATACGTGCAGCTTTGGACAATATCAAATTAGCTTCTGAAAAATGCCAAAAAATAAATAATGCCCTTAAAAACTACTCTCGCCAACAGCACCACAAAGACGAAATGATTCCTACTAATCTTGCAAAGTCCATAGATACTATTTTGACCATATATCAAAATCAACTTAAACACGGTATTCAGGTTGTCCAAAATATACAAGAAAACTTACCTGAAATTTTAACTTATGAAGATGAATTAAATCAAGTATGGACTAACCTTATTCAAAACGCCATTTATGCTATGGGTGGCGTAGGCGTACTTACAATTGAAATTTATGAACATACCGATAATGAAGTAGCAGTAAGTATAATAGACAGTGGAAAAGGTATTCCTCCAGATATACTTCCCCACATATTCAAACCTTTTTTTACTACCAAGCCCAAAGGTGAAGGAACAGGATTAGGATTGGATATTTGCAAAAAAATTGTTGAGAAACACCAAGGTAGAATAACTGTAGAAAGCGAACCTGGAAGGACAAAATTTACAGTATTTTTGCCTAAGCGGCTAGTACAACCACAAGCAATAGTAGAGAAAAAAGTGTAA
- a CDS encoding UbiX family flavin prenyltransferase, translated as MLHKIVVAITGASGAIYAQELLNKLTKLHEQIEDVAIVFSDNAKTVWEYELNNQDYEKYPFKIYDKKDFSAPFASGSSKYTSMVIIPCSMGTMGRIASGTSDDLITRAADVMLKERRKLILVTRDMPLNLIHIRNMETITLAGGIICPACPSFYSKPQTIVQIAHTVVDRVIDLVGLSQDTYRWGQGKIN; from the coding sequence ATGTTACATAAAATTGTTGTAGCTATTACAGGAGCAAGCGGCGCCATATATGCACAAGAGCTACTTAACAAACTGACCAAACTGCATGAGCAAATTGAAGATGTGGCAATAGTGTTTTCGGATAACGCTAAAACTGTTTGGGAATACGAACTAAATAACCAAGACTACGAAAAATATCCTTTCAAAATATATGATAAAAAAGATTTCTCTGCGCCTTTTGCATCAGGGTCGTCAAAATATACCAGCATGGTTATTATCCCCTGCTCTATGGGTACAATGGGGCGAATAGCCAGCGGCACATCAGATGATTTGATTACTCGCGCAGCTGATGTTATGCTTAAAGAACGCAGAAAGTTAATTTTAGTTACTCGGGACATGCCTTTGAATTTGATTCATATCCGAAATATGGAAACAATTACCCTCGCAGGTGGAATTATATGCCCTGCCTGCCCTTCTTTTTATTCAAAACCTCAAACTATTGTCCAAATAGCGCATACCGTAGTAGATAGAGTTATCGATTTAGTGGGCTTGTCCCAAGACACATACCGTTGGGGACAAGGTAAAATAAACTAA